The proteins below are encoded in one region of Ochotona princeps isolate mOchPri1 chromosome 24, mOchPri1.hap1, whole genome shotgun sequence:
- the LMF1 gene encoding lipase maturation factor 1 isoform X4: MLGAGLIKIRGDQCWHDLSCMDFHYETQPVPNPLAYFLHRSPWWFHRFEVLSNHFVELLVPFFIFLGRRMCLLHGVLQVLFQVALICSGNLSFLNWLTIVPSLACFDDAVLAALWPSAPGGLRDQVLKLQQQEALGAQPPAYGRRLRKAVNVALGMLLAWLSIPVILNLLSSRQVMNTSFNPLRIVNTYGAFGSITKERTEVVLQGTAHPNASAPDAHWEEFEFKCKPGEPRRRPCLISPYHYRLDWLMWFAAFQTYEQNEWILHLVGKLLAGDTEALTLLAHNPFTGREAPRWVRGEHYRYRFSRPGGRHAAEGAWWVRKRIGAYFPPLRLEDLRGYFRAREWPFPEPVRPHA, translated from the exons ATGCTTGGAGCG GGGCTGATCAAGATCCGTGGGGACCAGTGCTGGCATGACCTCAGCTGCATGGACTTCCACTATGAG ACCCAGCCGGTGCCCAACCCCCTGGCCTACTTCCTGCACCGCTCACCCTGGTGGTTCCACCGCTTTGAGGTGCTCAGCAACCACTTCGTGGAGCTCCTGGTCCCCTTCTTCATCTTCCTGGGGCGCCGCATGTGCCTCCTGCACGGGGTCCTGCAGGTTCTCTTCCAG GTGGCCCTCATCTGCAGTGGGAACCTAAGCTTCCTCAACTGGCTGACCATcgtgcccagcctggcctgcttcgATGATGCTGTGCTCGCAGCCCTGTGGCCCTCGGCGCCGGGGGGCCTGCGGGACCAAGTcctgaagctgcagcagcaggaagccctcGGGGCCCAGCCGCCCGCCTATGGCCGCCGGCTGCGGAAGGCAGTCAACGTGGCGCTGGGCAtgctcctggcctggctcagcattCCCGTGATCCTCAacttgctcagctccaggcagGTCATGAACACATCCTTCAACCCCCTCCGCATCGTCAACACCTACGGAGCCTTCGGCAG TATCACCAAGGAACGCACGGAGGTAGTCCTGCAGGGCACTGCGCACCCCAACGCCAGTGCCCCTGACGCACACTGGGAGGAATTTGAATTCAAATGCAAGCCAGGGGAGCCCCGGCGCCGGCCCTGTCTCATCTCCCCATACCACTACCGCCTCGACTGGCTCATGTGGTTCGCAGCCTTCCAG ACCTACGAACAGAATGAGTGGATCCTGCATCTGGTGGGCAAGCTGCTGGCTGGCGACACCGAGGCCCTGACCCTGCTCGCGCACAACCCCTTCACGGGCAGGGAGGCCCCCAG GTGGGTGCGTGGCGAGCACTACCGGTACCGCTTTAGCCGCCCGGGAGGTCGGCACGCCGCAGAGGGCGCATGGTGGGTGCGCAAGAGGATTGGGGCCTACTTCCCACCACTACGCCTGGAGGACCTCAGGGGCTACTTCAGGGCCCGTGAGTGGCCGTTCCCAGAGCCAGTACGCCCGCACGCGTGA
- the LMF1 gene encoding lipase maturation factor 1 isoform X3: MPGWESQLLETGFLGIFLCPLWTLARLPESTPTSRIVLWGFRWLIFRIMLGAGLIKIRGDQCWHDLSCMDFHYETQPVPNPLAYFLHRSPWWFHRFEVLSNHFVELLVPFFIFLGRRMCLLHGVLQVLFQVALICSGNLSFLNWLTIVPSLACFDDAVLAALWPSAPGGLRDQVLKLQQQEALGAQPPAYGRRLRKAVNVALGMLLAWLSIPVILNLLSSRQVMNTSFNPLRIVNTYGAFGSITKERTEVVLQGTAHPNASAPDAHWEEFEFKCKPGEPRRRPCLISPYHYRLDWLMWFAAFQTYEQNEWILHLVGKLLAGDTEALTLLAHNPFTGREAPRWVRGEHYRYRFSRPGGRHAAEGAWWVRKRIGAYFPPLRLEDLRGYFRAREWPFPEPVRPHA; the protein is encoded by the exons GGTGGGAATCCCAACTGCTAGAAACAGGATTCCTGGGGATTTTCTTGTGCCCTCTCTGGACGCTGGCCCGACTGCCTGAGTCCACCCCCACATCCCGCATCGTCCTCTGGGGCTTCCGGTGGCTCATTTTCAGGATCATGCTTGGAGCG GGGCTGATCAAGATCCGTGGGGACCAGTGCTGGCATGACCTCAGCTGCATGGACTTCCACTATGAG ACCCAGCCGGTGCCCAACCCCCTGGCCTACTTCCTGCACCGCTCACCCTGGTGGTTCCACCGCTTTGAGGTGCTCAGCAACCACTTCGTGGAGCTCCTGGTCCCCTTCTTCATCTTCCTGGGGCGCCGCATGTGCCTCCTGCACGGGGTCCTGCAGGTTCTCTTCCAG GTGGCCCTCATCTGCAGTGGGAACCTAAGCTTCCTCAACTGGCTGACCATcgtgcccagcctggcctgcttcgATGATGCTGTGCTCGCAGCCCTGTGGCCCTCGGCGCCGGGGGGCCTGCGGGACCAAGTcctgaagctgcagcagcaggaagccctcGGGGCCCAGCCGCCCGCCTATGGCCGCCGGCTGCGGAAGGCAGTCAACGTGGCGCTGGGCAtgctcctggcctggctcagcattCCCGTGATCCTCAacttgctcagctccaggcagGTCATGAACACATCCTTCAACCCCCTCCGCATCGTCAACACCTACGGAGCCTTCGGCAG TATCACCAAGGAACGCACGGAGGTAGTCCTGCAGGGCACTGCGCACCCCAACGCCAGTGCCCCTGACGCACACTGGGAGGAATTTGAATTCAAATGCAAGCCAGGGGAGCCCCGGCGCCGGCCCTGTCTCATCTCCCCATACCACTACCGCCTCGACTGGCTCATGTGGTTCGCAGCCTTCCAG ACCTACGAACAGAATGAGTGGATCCTGCATCTGGTGGGCAAGCTGCTGGCTGGCGACACCGAGGCCCTGACCCTGCTCGCGCACAACCCCTTCACGGGCAGGGAGGCCCCCAG GTGGGTGCGTGGCGAGCACTACCGGTACCGCTTTAGCCGCCCGGGAGGTCGGCACGCCGCAGAGGGCGCATGGTGGGTGCGCAAGAGGATTGGGGCCTACTTCCCACCACTACGCCTGGAGGACCTCAGGGGCTACTTCAGGGCCCGTGAGTGGCCGTTCCCAGAGCCAGTACGCCCGCACGCGTGA